In Clostridia bacterium, a genomic segment contains:
- a CDS encoding ABC transporter ATP-binding protein → MKLIAEGIRRSFFRNKESANTFNAVEKTNFILPEGELTEIIGRSGSGKSTFANILAGLLKPSEGKVFIDGKDIYELEDKARSEFRNKHIGMIPQEQTGLRSLTVLENVLLPVSLYKDASKKESFAKELLKMVGIEDLWDVYSNELSGGELRRMVIARALINEPEIIIADEPTGDLDDETTNLVLKLLREAADRGASVLMNTHERKALAYADTVYRMDKGVLKPFFPDTGSDFEDRR, encoded by the coding sequence ATGAAACTGATTGCAGAAGGGATCCGAAGATCTTTTTTCAGGAACAAAGAAAGCGCCAATACCTTCAATGCCGTTGAGAAAACGAATTTTATTTTGCCGGAGGGAGAATTAACGGAGATCATCGGACGCTCCGGCAGCGGGAAAAGCACTTTTGCCAATATCCTCGCAGGTCTGCTGAAGCCTTCCGAGGGGAAGGTGTTCATCGACGGTAAAGATATTTACGAGCTCGAAGATAAGGCAAGGTCTGAATTCCGAAATAAACATATCGGAATGATCCCGCAAGAGCAGACCGGCCTTCGCAGCCTTACCGTACTTGAAAATGTTCTTCTCCCTGTTTCTCTGTATAAAGACGCTTCAAAGAAAGAATCCTTTGCAAAAGAATTGCTGAAAATGGTAGGTATTGAGGATCTGTGGGACGTGTATTCCAATGAGTTGTCGGGAGGAGAGCTTCGCCGCATGGTAATTGCAAGGGCTTTGATCAACGAACCGGAAATCATTATAGCGGATGAACCTACCGGAGATTTAGATGATGAAACAACAAATCTTGTTTTGAAGCTGCTGCGAGAGGCTGCAGACCGGGGCGCATCCGTTCTTATGAACACACATGAAAGAAAAGCGCTTGCATATGCAGATACGGTATACCGAATGGATA